A genomic window from Terriglobales bacterium includes:
- a CDS encoding AAA family ATPase: protein AFVETCRMMEDMAPAVLWFDEIEMGVTSADSGGEQGRIFAFFLTWMQEKARGLFVAATANRIDLLPAEMIRKGRFDEVFFVDLPLAEEQIEIFNIHLGRRGVDAAGFDLRELMQFTNGWTGAEIEQCVISAVTKARLADREITEEDLISVAAKLVPLSRTMKEQISHIRAWAFERAVRASPHPAGR, encoded by the coding sequence GCCTTCGTCGAAACCTGCCGCATGATGGAAGACATGGCGCCGGCCGTCCTCTGGTTCGACGAAATCGAGATGGGTGTCACGTCGGCGGACTCGGGTGGGGAGCAGGGCAGGATTTTCGCGTTCTTCCTGACCTGGATGCAGGAGAAAGCGCGCGGGCTTTTCGTCGCCGCCACTGCAAACCGAATCGATCTTCTTCCCGCCGAGATGATTCGCAAGGGGCGTTTCGACGAGGTATTCTTCGTGGACTTACCGCTCGCCGAGGAACAGATCGAGATCTTTAACATTCACCTCGGCCGCCGAGGGGTGGATGCGGCTGGATTCGACCTGCGGGAGTTGATGCAATTTACCAACGGCTGGACCGGCGCGGAGATCGAGCAGTGCGTGATCTCGGCGGTGACGAAGGCACGGCTGGCGGACCGCGAGATCACCGAAGAGGATCTCATCAGCGTTGCTGCGAAGCTTGTTCCGTTATCGCGGACCATGAAGGAGCAGATCAGTCACATTCGAGCTTGGGCGTTCGAACGTGCCGTCCGCGCGTCGCCGCATCCGGCAGGCCGCTGA